A part of Streptomyces sp. NBC_00557 genomic DNA contains:
- a CDS encoding response regulator transcription factor, with protein sequence MAIRVMLVDDQVLLRTGFRMVLAAQPDMEVVAEAGDGVEALQVLRSTPVDVVLMDVRMPKLDGVEATRRICAEADPPKVLILTTFDLDEYAFSGLKAGASGFMLKDVPPGDLLAAIRAVHSGDAVVAPSTTRRLLDRFAPMLPSTGKEPQAKELDRLTDREREVMVLVAQGLSNGEIAARLVLSEATVKTHVGRILTKLGLRDRVQVVVLAYETGLVRAGGHG encoded by the coding sequence ATGGCGATCCGCGTGATGCTCGTCGACGACCAGGTGCTGCTGCGCACCGGGTTCCGGATGGTGCTCGCCGCCCAGCCGGACATGGAGGTCGTCGCGGAGGCGGGCGACGGCGTCGAGGCCCTGCAGGTGCTGCGGTCCACGCCCGTCGACGTCGTCCTGATGGACGTCCGCATGCCGAAGCTGGACGGTGTGGAGGCCACCCGGCGGATCTGCGCCGAGGCCGATCCGCCGAAGGTGCTGATCCTGACCACCTTCGACCTGGACGAGTACGCGTTCTCCGGGCTGAAGGCGGGCGCCTCCGGGTTCATGCTCAAGGACGTGCCGCCCGGTGATCTGCTGGCGGCGATCCGCGCGGTGCACAGCGGCGACGCGGTCGTGGCGCCGTCCACCACCCGCCGCCTGCTGGACCGTTTCGCCCCGATGCTGCCCTCCACCGGCAAGGAGCCGCAGGCCAAGGAGCTGGACCGGCTCACCGACCGCGAGCGCGAGGTCATGGTGCTGGTCGCGCAGGGCCTGTCCAACGGCGAGATCGCGGCCCGGCTGGTGCTGAGCGAGGCGACGGTGAAGACCCACGTCGGCCGCATCCTCACCAAGCTCGGCCTGCGCGACCGGGTCCAGGTCGTGGTGCTGGCCTACGAGACCGGCCTGGTCCGCGCGGGCGGCCACGGGTGA
- a CDS encoding threonine aldolase family protein, whose translation MSDEARPDEEQREHRQAEQSPEEAMRARRRAARAKAERVLARQGFGRTIRERLADLQQAAPEVYDLDQPADIYGNGIVADLEERVASLLGTEAAAFFPTGTMAQQVALRCWAARTGDRAVALHALAHPEVHERHAFSEVSGLRPVRVTSEPRLPTAAEIRGFDEPFGALMLELPLRDAGFVLPTWEELTEVVEAARERDAVVHFDGARLWESTVHFGRTLAEIADLADSVYVSFYKSLDGFGGAALAGPKTLVEEAKTWRHRYGGMVFQQFPTVLSALAGLERELPRLPDYVRHARVVAAALREGFAAAGLPWARVHPEEPHTHDFQVWLPYEPDVLTEAAVRQAEETGAYLFTGPWDRGGPGLSFTEVAVRSEGLRWTADDVRTAVAGFVTRLPAV comes from the coding sequence ATGAGCGATGAGGCGCGACCGGACGAAGAGCAGCGGGAACACCGGCAGGCGGAGCAGTCCCCGGAGGAGGCGATGCGGGCGCGGCGCCGTGCCGCCCGCGCGAAGGCGGAGCGCGTGCTGGCGCGCCAGGGCTTCGGGCGCACGATCCGGGAGCGGCTGGCGGACCTCCAGCAGGCGGCGCCCGAGGTGTACGACCTGGACCAGCCGGCGGACATCTACGGCAACGGGATCGTGGCGGACCTGGAGGAGCGCGTCGCGTCCCTGCTCGGCACGGAGGCGGCCGCGTTCTTCCCGACCGGCACGATGGCCCAGCAGGTGGCGCTGCGCTGCTGGGCGGCCCGCACCGGCGACCGCGCGGTGGCCCTGCACGCCCTGGCCCACCCGGAGGTGCACGAACGGCACGCCTTCAGCGAGGTCAGCGGGTTGCGCCCGGTGCGGGTGACCAGTGAGCCGCGGCTGCCGACCGCCGCCGAGATACGCGGCTTCGACGAGCCCTTCGGGGCGCTGATGCTGGAACTCCCCCTGCGCGACGCCGGTTTCGTGCTGCCCACCTGGGAGGAGCTGACCGAGGTGGTCGAGGCGGCGCGGGAGCGTGACGCGGTGGTGCACTTCGACGGCGCGCGCCTGTGGGAGAGCACGGTCCACTTCGGCCGCACGCTGGCGGAGATCGCCGACCTCGCGGACAGCGTGTACGTGTCGTTCTACAAGTCCCTCGACGGCTTCGGCGGTGCCGCGCTGGCCGGCCCGAAGACGCTGGTGGAGGAGGCGAAGACCTGGCGGCACCGGTACGGCGGCATGGTCTTCCAGCAGTTCCCGACGGTGCTGTCGGCGCTCGCCGGACTGGAGCGCGAGCTGCCCCGGCTGCCGGACTACGTGCGGCACGCGCGCGTGGTCGCCGCCGCGCTGCGCGAGGGTTTCGCCGCGGCCGGCCTGCCGTGGGCCCGCGTGCACCCCGAGGAACCCCACACCCACGACTTCCAGGTCTGGCTGCCGTACGAGCCCGACGTCCTCACGGAGGCGGCGGTGCGCCAGGCCGAGGAGACGGGGGCCTACCTCTTCACCGGCCCCTGGGACCGCGGCGGCCCCGGGCTGTCCTTCACCGAGGTCGCCGTGCGCTCCGAGGGCCTTCGGTGGACGGCGGACGACGTGCGGACGGCCGTCGCCGGCTTCGTCACGCGCCTGCCGGCGGTATGA
- a CDS encoding sensor histidine kinase, translating into MQRLYDFLRRHPTWVDTFWAVALFGLSGVSVVNLSGVPGHHMSVAAGMTVSFVLCVVVALRRRFPEPMLLVALATGLVQLVLDIETTVADFAMLVITYTVAAVGARWASRLALVVSLCAAAFAQLRWPAEHAGFLGRIAIVAFQTVPFALAWVLGDSMRTRRAYFAQLEERAARLEKEREAQSKVAVAAERARIARELHDVVAHNVSVMVVQADGAAYVLDTAPDQARKALETISSTGRQALAEMRRLLGVLRTGEHQEGGEYVPQPDVEQIDELVEQCRNAGLPVDFKVEGTPRPLPSGVELTAYRIVQEALTNTRKHGGPNAGASVRLVYFDDGLGLLVEDDGKGAPHELYEEGGADGQGHGLIGMRERVGMVGGTLDAGPRPGGGFRISALLPLKPAH; encoded by the coding sequence GTGCAGCGCCTCTATGACTTCCTCCGCCGCCACCCCACGTGGGTCGACACCTTCTGGGCGGTCGCCCTGTTCGGGCTGTCCGGTGTGAGCGTGGTCAATCTGAGCGGGGTGCCCGGTCACCACATGTCGGTCGCCGCCGGGATGACCGTGTCCTTCGTGCTGTGCGTCGTCGTGGCGCTGCGCCGCCGTTTCCCGGAGCCGATGCTGCTGGTCGCCCTCGCGACCGGGCTGGTCCAGCTGGTGCTGGACATCGAGACGACCGTCGCCGACTTCGCGATGCTGGTGATCACCTACACGGTGGCGGCGGTCGGCGCGCGCTGGGCCTCCCGGCTCGCGCTCGTCGTCAGCCTGTGCGCGGCGGCCTTCGCCCAGCTGCGCTGGCCGGCCGAGCACGCGGGCTTCCTCGGGCGGATCGCCATAGTCGCCTTCCAGACGGTGCCCTTCGCGCTCGCCTGGGTGCTCGGCGACTCCATGCGGACCCGGCGCGCCTACTTCGCCCAGCTGGAGGAGCGCGCGGCCCGCCTGGAGAAGGAGCGCGAGGCGCAGTCGAAGGTCGCGGTGGCCGCCGAACGCGCCCGCATAGCGCGCGAGTTGCACGATGTCGTCGCACACAACGTGTCGGTGATGGTGGTGCAGGCCGACGGCGCCGCGTACGTCCTGGACACCGCCCCCGACCAGGCCAGGAAGGCGCTGGAGACGATCTCCTCCACCGGCCGCCAGGCGCTCGCCGAGATGCGCCGCCTGCTGGGCGTGCTGCGCACCGGGGAGCACCAGGAGGGCGGGGAGTACGTCCCCCAGCCGGACGTCGAGCAGATCGACGAGCTCGTCGAGCAGTGCCGCAACGCCGGCCTCCCGGTCGACTTCAAGGTCGAGGGCACCCCGCGCCCGCTGCCGAGCGGCGTGGAGCTGACCGCGTACCGGATCGTGCAGGAGGCGCTCACCAACACCCGCAAGCACGGCGGGCCCAACGCGGGCGCGAGCGTGCGGCTGGTCTACTTCGACGACGGGCTCGGCCTGCTCGTCGAGGACGACGGCAAGGGCGCCCCGCACGAGCTGTACGAGGAGGGCGGCGCCGACGGCCAGGGGCACGGCCTGATCGGCATGCGCGAGCGGGTCGGCATGGTGGGCGGCACCCTGGACGCCGGACCGCGGCCGGGCGGAGGATTCCGCATCAGCGCCCTGCTCCCGCTCAAACCGGCGCACTGA
- a CDS encoding SAM-dependent methyltransferase encodes MTDETARETERRAREGDGPRGWRGWRAAAEAALYGPGGFYRRPEGPVGHFRTSVHASPLFARAVARLLCRVDEALGRPAALDFVDMGAGRGELVTGVLAALPADVAARARAYAVERAGRPVGLDERVTWLDAPPAAVTGLLFANEWLDNVPVDVVEVDPAGVPRLVLVADDGTERLGEPVTGADADWLARWWPLPPEEGLRAEIGLPRDLAWASAVHRVVRGLAVAVDYAHTADARPLFGTLTGFRAGRETAPVPDGSCDITAHVALDACATAPTAHAPSDTPSTASDGPHEPLATPSTPPDAPHAPLVTPSTPPGEAHAVSGPARALPAARLLTQRAVLHALGITGARPPLALASTDPAAYVRALAGAGEAAELTAPGGLGDFAWLVQPVGIADPLA; translated from the coding sequence GTGACGGATGAGACGGCGCGGGAAACGGAACGGCGCGCCCGCGAGGGCGACGGACCGCGCGGCTGGCGCGGCTGGCGCGCGGCGGCTGAGGCGGCGCTGTACGGCCCCGGTGGCTTCTACCGCCGTCCGGAGGGCCCGGTCGGCCACTTCCGTACGTCCGTGCACGCCTCCCCGCTGTTCGCGCGGGCCGTGGCCCGGCTGCTGTGCCGGGTCGACGAGGCACTGGGCCGGCCGGCCGCGCTGGACTTCGTCGACATGGGCGCGGGGCGCGGTGAACTGGTCACCGGCGTGCTGGCCGCGCTGCCGGCGGACGTGGCCGCACGCGCGCGTGCGTACGCCGTTGAACGCGCCGGCCGCCCGGTCGGCCTCGACGAACGCGTCACCTGGCTCGACGCGCCCCCGGCCGCCGTCACGGGCCTGCTGTTCGCCAACGAGTGGCTGGACAACGTGCCCGTGGACGTCGTCGAGGTCGACCCCGCGGGCGTGCCCAGGCTGGTGCTGGTCGCCGACGACGGCACCGAGCGGCTCGGGGAGCCGGTGACCGGCGCGGACGCGGACTGGCTCGCCCGATGGTGGCCGCTGCCGCCCGAGGAGGGGCTGCGCGCGGAGATCGGACTGCCCCGCGACCTGGCGTGGGCGTCGGCGGTGCACCGGGTGGTGCGCGGGCTCGCGGTCGCCGTGGACTACGCGCACACCGCCGACGCGCGCCCCCTGTTCGGCACGCTCACCGGCTTCCGCGCCGGCCGCGAGACGGCGCCGGTGCCCGACGGATCCTGCGACATCACGGCCCACGTCGCCCTGGACGCCTGCGCGACGGCCCCTACGGCGCACGCGCCTTCGGACACGCCGAGCACGGCCTCCGACGGGCCGCACGAGCCTTTGGCGACGCCGAGCACACCCCCCGACGCGCCGCACGCGCCTCTGGTCACGCCGAGCACACCCCCGGGCGAGGCGCACGCCGTCTCCGGCCCGGCGCGCGCCCTGCCTGCCGCGCGCCTGCTCACCCAGCGCGCCGTCCTGCACGCGCTCGGCATCACCGGCGCACGCCCCCCGCTCGCGCTGGCCTCCACGGACCCCGCGGCCTACGTGCGCGCCCTCGCGGGCGCCGGGGAGGCCGCCGAACTCACCGCCCCGGGCGGGCTCGGCGACTTCGCCTGGCTGGTCCAGCCGGTCGGCATCGCCGACCCGCTCGCCTGA